Below is a window of Desulfosoma sp. DNA.
CCAGCAGTGGTCGTCGTTGGCGGCGGGCACTGGGGACTCTGTTTTCCGTACCCGGACAACGCTCCGGTGCGGCGACAGCCGGTTGTTGTCGGGCATCGCATGGCGTGTTTCGGCTGCGACTGGATTTGCGCCCATACTACGCAGACCGACAAGCCATTTCCTTGTATTGAAGCCGTAAGTGTGGAGGCCGTATGGCAGCAGGTCAAGGCCCTTTTATCGACATCTGAGGGCGGCTGAGACTTGGCGTGCTCGTCGCAGAGCCGGATCCTGTCCTCGTGCAAGCTTCGCCCCCTGCAAAAAACCGAGTATAGGCCTGAGGCTCCCACGACTTATTGAACGTAGCAGGGCGCGTGCTGTTAGGCTGAGACAGCGCCCAGCGACGAGCAATTTATGCTCCAGGGTATTCCTAGCGAGTTTGCGAGCTAAAATCCAATGTCCGGCAACCACGCGCGCTTCGTAAAACACCGAGCCTGCTTCGGTCGCAGGACGCCCTTCATGAAAGACAACGGCATCAGGGACATAGACCATGTTCTCTACTCCCAAACGCCACCCAAGCATCACATCCTCCCCGTACATGAAAAAGTCCTCATCGAAGAGAGGCAGCGCAATTCGCTCCGGTGCAATTAAAAGGGCACATCCAGTGGGGTAGCCAAAACTGCCAGGAAGGTGTTTGTTAAAAGTGAGCAGGGCGAAATGGCGCTGATAAAAAACGATGCCAATGGTATCTCTTCCCTGCTTGATCTGAGGATAAGCCAGCGGATAGTCAGTTTCCGAAAGGGCCTTTGCAAGCCGTAACAAAGCGCCTTTATGGAGGACAGCGTCGTCATTGATAAGCATGATCCAAACATCAGGGTGCCGATCCAGGATGGCCTCCATAGCGCAGTTGACTCCCATGGCAAAGCCCAAGTTGCATGGACTTTGGAAGATCCAAACCCTCTCACAGCCAGCCCACTCCTGTTTCAGCGACGCATAGGACGCACCTTCATCTTCCGAATTGTCCCACACCCAGACACCTTTTGTACCTCCCTCCAAAAGGGACTGAACGCATCGGGTGGTGCGCACGGGATCACGATAATTGAGGACGAGACCAATTATGGCTTTCATAGGATTTCAAGCTGAACCTCGTCTCAAGATTCCAGCATACAACTCGGCATACGCATTCACCATGATAACCTCAGCAAACCGTTCCCGCACTCGATTGACGGCATGAAAACGCATCTGTTGCCAAAGCTGGAGATCCGTAGCCAGGGTTCGTGCCGCTTTCACAAAAGCATGGACATCGTCGATTGGGCACAAAATACCGGTGAGGCCGTCTGCCACAACTTCAGACAAGGCCGAGATCTTGGTGGTGATCACCGGTAGTCCACAGGCCATGGCTTCGGCGACCACAAGAGGGAGACCTTCAAGTCTGGAAGGAAATAGGAGCGCATCAGCTTCCTGGTAGGCACGAACCAACTGGTCTCTCGTAAGGCGCCCAAGGTTTTGGCTGTTTTTTGGCAACGAAAACCGTGATTCCTGCCCCCCGCGATCAGAGGTGTAATGTAGCACAAAACCTTTTCCAAGGCCTTCCAAAATCGAACCAAGCAAATCAACCCCTTTTCTTCTTGACCAGTTGCCGACATACAGCAAACGAAACGGTTGGTTTGGCGCTTTGCGTTCGGCTGGAACAAAACGCTCGCAGTCCACACCGTTGTAAATTATTTCGATGCCGGAGATTCCAAAGGCCTTTTCGGCCATACGGGCCGTGTAACTACTGACGGCTACGACGCGTTGGGCACGTCGTATGTTACTCCTTTCGATCCTGGAGATCCAATGACGGTGATAAGCTGCTTGCATCTTTGTTTTGTAAGGCCGAAGCGCAGGGTCATGCACGCAGCTATGCAAGGTCACTACCAGAGGCAGGTGTTTGGGAACGAATCGAGGCGGCAGCCAGGAATTGATGTGGACGATATTCGCCCAACTGGGAGGTCGCGGAACAGGCACTGTCCACGGCGCGTATTCAGCACGGAGCGGCAACCAAGTCATTGCAGCGCGGATGCCGCGCTCGTCTAGAGCGGCGCACAGTCGTTCGGTGAAAACGTCTGCTCCGCTATGCGCTCGAACCGCAGGAAACCACACGGCAGGGTCAATGCTCAACTTCAGACCTCCTTCATACTTCCATCCTAAGGATTGCCAGCAAACGCCTGGGTAAAATTATCCGTCTTCTCAGTTTAAAGCGG
It encodes the following:
- a CDS encoding glycosyltransferase produces the protein MKAIIGLVLNYRDPVRTTRCVQSLLEGGTKGVWVWDNSEDEGASYASLKQEWAGCERVWIFQSPCNLGFAMGVNCAMEAILDRHPDVWIMLINDDAVLHKGALLRLAKALSETDYPLAYPQIKQGRDTIGIVFYQRHFALLTFNKHLPGSFGYPTGCALLIAPERIALPLFDEDFFMYGEDVMLGWRLGVENMVYVPDAVVFHEGRPATEAGSVFYEARVVAGHWILARKLARNTLEHKLLVAGRCLSLTARALLRSISRGSLRPILGFLQGAKLARGQDPALRRARQVSAALRCR
- a CDS encoding glycosyltransferase family 4 protein; its protein translation is MSIDPAVWFPAVRAHSGADVFTERLCAALDERGIRAAMTWLPLRAEYAPWTVPVPRPPSWANIVHINSWLPPRFVPKHLPLVVTLHSCVHDPALRPYKTKMQAAYHRHWISRIERSNIRRAQRVVAVSSYTARMAEKAFGISGIEIIYNGVDCERFVPAERKAPNQPFRLLYVGNWSRRKGVDLLGSILEGLGKGFVLHYTSDRGGQESRFSLPKNSQNLGRLTRDQLVRAYQEADALLFPSRLEGLPLVVAEAMACGLPVITTKISALSEVVADGLTGILCPIDDVHAFVKAARTLATDLQLWQQMRFHAVNRVRERFAEVIMVNAYAELYAGILRRGSA